The genomic window GGCCGCACGATCCGCTACAGCATCGAGAGCTACGCGGCGCAGGCGCGACCCGAAGGCAGCCGGTACTGAGCGGAACACGCCACGCGCACGCATTGCCAGAGGCACGCATGGACGCCACCGAAACTCCCACCGCCCCGGCCGTTGCCACGGCGCCGAAGCAGCTCTTCGAGTCTTCGGGCGTGAAGGCGCTGCTCGACCAGCTCGATGCCGAGCTGATCGGCCTGGCGCCGGTGAAGGGGCGCATCCGCGACGTTGCGGCGCTGCTCCTTATCGACAAGCTGCGCCAGGAACAGGGGCTGCAGTCGCAGCCGCCTTCGCTGCACATGTCTTTTACTGGCAACCCTGGCACCGGCAAGACCACGGTGGCCATGCGCATGGCCGAGGTGCTCAAGCAGCTGGGCTATGTGCGCAAGGGCCACCTGGTGGCGGTGACGCGCGACGACCTGGTGGGTCAGTTCATAGGCCACACGGCGCCCAAGACCAAGGAAGTGATCAAGAAGGCCATGGGCGGCGTGCTGTTCATCGACGAGGCTTACTACCTGTACCGGCCCGAGAACGAGCGCGACTACGGGCAGGAGTCGATCGAGATATTGCTGCAGGTGATGGAGAACCAGCGTGACGACCTGGTGGTGATTCTTGCGGGCTACAAGGACCGCATGGAGACCTTCTTCAGCAGCAACCCGGGCATGGCTTCTCGCATTGCGCACCACATCGATTTTCCGGACTACAGCGAAGCCGAGCTCATGCAGATTGCGCAGCTCATGCTGGGGCGGCTGAACTACAGCTTCGACGACGGCGCGGTGTCCACCTTTGGGCGTTATGTGAGCCTCCGGCGCAGCCAGCCGCACTTTGCCAATGCGCGGTCGATCCGCAATGCGCTCGACCGCATCCGGCTGCGCCACGCCACGCGCCTCTTCGGTAGCGAGAACGCCCTGACGCGCGAGCAGCTTTGCACGCTCGAGGCGCAAGACATCCTGGCGAGCCGCGTCTTCAACCCGCCGGCCGATTCCGCGCCGGCAGCAGGAGCAAGCAAATGAGCATCGAAGC from Variovorax paradoxus includes these protein-coding regions:
- the cbbX gene encoding CbbX protein codes for the protein MDATETPTAPAVATAPKQLFESSGVKALLDQLDAELIGLAPVKGRIRDVAALLLIDKLRQEQGLQSQPPSLHMSFTGNPGTGKTTVAMRMAEVLKQLGYVRKGHLVAVTRDDLVGQFIGHTAPKTKEVIKKAMGGVLFIDEAYYLYRPENERDYGQESIEILLQVMENQRDDLVVILAGYKDRMETFFSSNPGMASRIAHHIDFPDYSEAELMQIAQLMLGRLNYSFDDGAVSTFGRYVSLRRSQPHFANARSIRNALDRIRLRHATRLFGSENALTREQLCTLEAQDILASRVFNPPADSAPAAGASK